In Shinella sp. XGS7, a single genomic region encodes these proteins:
- a CDS encoding Lrp/AsnC ligand binding domain-containing protein, with protein MTEELDKIDARILRVLQADGRISNLKLAEAVHLSPTAVLERVKRLTREGYILGYEARLNPAKLGASMLVFIEILLDRTVHDVMDNFKAAVQARPEILECHLVAGGFDYLLKTRVADMGHYREFIGSVIWTLPGVRETRTYAVMEEVKHTTALAI; from the coding sequence GTGACCGAAGAACTCGACAAGATCGACGCCCGCATCCTGCGCGTGCTGCAGGCGGACGGGCGCATCTCCAACCTCAAGCTGGCCGAGGCAGTGCATCTCTCGCCCACGGCGGTGCTGGAGCGCGTCAAGCGCCTCACCCGCGAGGGCTACATCCTGGGCTACGAGGCCCGGCTCAACCCGGCCAAGCTGGGGGCCTCGATGCTGGTCTTCATCGAGATCCTGCTGGACCGCACGGTGCACGATGTGATGGACAACTTCAAGGCCGCCGTGCAAGCCCGCCCCGAGATCCTGGAATGCCATCTGGTGGCCGGCGGCTTTGACTACCTGCTCAAGACCCGGGTGGCCGATATGGGCCACTACCGCGAGTTCATCGGCAGCGTGATCTGGACCCTGCCCGGCGTGCGGGAGACCCGCACCTATGCGGTGATGGAAGAAGTGAAGCACACGACGGCGCTGGCGATTTGA